In one window of Denticeps clupeoides chromosome 2, fDenClu1.1, whole genome shotgun sequence DNA:
- the myd88 gene encoding myeloid differentiation primary response protein MyD88 — protein MSACGDSLDLGSIPLAALNQTARKRLGLYLNPTNAVASDWMTVAELMGFTYLEIRNYKGCPSPTARILDDWEAKCPDVTVGKLLSVIESAERHDVISDLKHLIEENCREHLKKQDSPIQVAEVHSSIKTPECHSITVNDDPRGESPETFDAFICYCHSDFHFVNEMILQLEQTDHRLKLCVFDRDVLPGTCVWSITTELIEKRCKRMVVVVSDDYLDSEACDFQTKFALSLSPGARSKRLIPVVYKPMEKKFPSILRFLTVCEYNKPFSKTWFWPRLAKALSLP, from the exons ATGTCGGCGTGCGGCGACTCCCTCGACCTCGGCTCGATCCCGCTGGCGGCTTTAAACCAGACGGCGAGGAAGCGGCTCGGCCTCTACCTGAACCCGACTAACGCGGTGGCGTCGGACTGGATGACCGTGGCCGAGTTGATGGGCTTCACCTACCTGGAGATCAGGAACTACAAGGGCTGCCCGAGTCCCACCGCGCGGATCCTGGACGACTGGGAGGCGAAGTGTCCGGACGTCACCGTCGGGAAGTTGCTGTCAGTGATCGAGTCCGCGGAGAGGCACGACGTCATTTCGGACCTCAAACACCTGATCG AAGAAAATTGCAGGGAGCACTTGAAGAAGCAGGACTCGCCCATACAGGTGGCAGAGGTGCACAGTTCCATTAAGACCCCGGAGTGCCACAGCATCACAGTCAATGACGATCCCAGGG GCGAAAGCCCTGAGACGTTCGACGCCTTCATCTGCTACTGCCACAGCGACTTCCACTTCGTCAATGAGATGATCCTGCAGCTGGAGCAGACAGATCACAGGCTGAAGCTGTGCGTGTTCGATAGGGACGTTCTCCCAGGCACGTGTGTGTGGAGCATCACCACAGAGCTGATCGAAAAGAG GTGcaagaggatggtggtggtggtttctGACGACTACCTGGACAGCGAGGCCTGCGACTTCCAGACCAAGTTTGCGCTCAGCCTCTCCCCGG GTGCCCGGAGCAAAAGGCTCATTCCCGTGGTTTACAAGCCCATGGAGAAGAAATTCCCCAGCATCCTGCGCTTCCTCACCGTCTGCGAGTACAACAAGCCGTTCAGCAAGACCTGGTTCTGGCCCAGACTGGCCAAAGCGCTCTCCCTGCCCTGA